Proteins co-encoded in one Pongo pygmaeus isolate AG05252 chromosome 23, NHGRI_mPonPyg2-v2.0_pri, whole genome shotgun sequence genomic window:
- the SUN2 gene encoding SUN domain-containing protein 2 isoform X1 — MSRRSQRLTRYSQGDDDGSSSSGGSSVAGSQSTLFKDSPLRTLKRKSSNMKRLSPAPQLGPSSDAHTSYYSESLVRESYIGTRFPPRSSLEELHGDADWGEDLRVRRRRGTGGSESSRASGLMGRKATEDFLGSSSGYSSEDDYVGYSDADQQSSGSRLRSAVSRAGSLLWMVATSPGRLFRLLYWWAGTTWYRLTTAASLLDVFVLTRRFSSLKTFLWFLLPLLLLTCLTYGAWYFYPYGLQTFHPALVSWWAAKDSRRQDEGWEARDSSPHFQAEQRVMSRVHSLERRLEALAAEFSSNWQKEAMRLERLELQQGAPGQGGGGGLSHEDTLALLEGLVSRREAALKEDFRRETAAHIQEELSALRAEHQQDSEDLFKKIVRASQESEARIQQLKSEWQSMTQESFRESSVKELRRLEDQLAGLQQELAALALKQSSVADEVGLLPQQFQAVRDDVESQFPAWISQFLARGGGSRVGLLQREEMQAQLRELESKILTHVAEMQGKLAREAAASLGLTLQKEGVIGVTEEQVHHIVKQALQRYSEDRIGLADYALESGGASVISTRCSETYETKTALLSLFGIPLWYHSQSPRVILQPDVHPGNCWAFQGPQGFAVVRLSARIRPTAVTLEHVPKALSPNSTISSAPKDFAIFGFDEDLQQEGTLLGKFTYDQDGEPIQTFHFQVRDAAVLAEAAQTPHPGSRCSLGTYPARHGVQRGKPCSPFPQLKM, encoded by the exons ATGTCCCGAAGAAGCCAGCGCCTCACGCGCTACTCCCAGGGTGACGatgatggcagcagcagcagcggagGGAGCTCGGTGGCCGGGAGCCAGAGCACCCTGTTTAAAGATAGTCCTCTCAG GACCTTGAAAAGGAAATCCAGCAACATGAAGCGCCTGTCCCCAGCGCCACAGCTGGGCCCGTCCTCTGATGCACACACCTCCTACTACAGTGAGTCGCTGGTCCGCGAGTCCTACATCGGCACCCGGTTCCCACCCAGGAGCTCCCTGGAGGAACTGCATGGTGACGCCGACTGGG GTGAGGACCTGCGGGTGCggaggaggagaggcacgggTGGCTCAGAGAGCAGCAGGGCCAGCGGGCTCATGGGGCGCAAGGCCACCGAGGACTTCCTGGGCTCTTCCTCGGGCTACTCTTCTGAGGACGACTACGTGG GCTACTCAGATGCAGACCAGCAGAGTTCTGGCTCGCGGCTCCGAAGCGCCGTCTCACGGGCGGGCTCCTTACTCTGGATGGTGGCCACTTCGCCAG GCCGGCTCTTCAGACTTCTTTACTGGTGGGCTGGCACCACCTGGTACCGCCTGACCACAGCTGCCTCCCTCCTTGACGTCTTCGTTTTAACCAG GCGCTTCTCGTCCCTGAAGACGTTCCTCTGGTTCCTGCTGCCGCTGCTCTTGCTGACATGCCTGACATATG GCGCTTGGTATTTCTACCCCTATGGGCTGCAGACATTCCACCCTGCTTTGGTTTCCTGGTGGGCAGCGAAGGACAGCAGGAGGCAGGATGAGGGCTGGGAAGCCAGAGACTCGTCGCCACATTTCCAG GCTGAGCAGCGCGTTATGTCCCGGGTACACTCTCTGGAGCGGCGTCTGGAAGCTCTTGCTGCTGAATTTTCCTCCAACTGGCAGAAGGAGGCCATGCGTCTGGAACGTCTGGAGCTGCAGCAAGGGGCTCCTGGCCAGGGAGGCGGTGGTGGCCTGAGCCACGAGGACACCCTGGCGCTGCTGGAGGGGCTAGTGAGCCGCCGTGAAGCTGCCCTGAAGGAGGATTTCCGCAGGGAAACTGCTGCTCACATCCAG GAAGAACTGTCTGCCCTGAGAGCAGAGCATCAGCAAGACTCAgaagacctcttcaagaagaTCGTCCGGGCCTCCCAG GAGTCTGAGGCTCGCATCCAGCAGCTGAAGTCAGAGTGGCAAAG CATGACGCAGGAGTCCTTCCGGGAGAGCTCTGTGAAGGAGCTGAGGCGGCTAGAGGACCAACTGGCCGGCCTGCAGCAGGAGCTGGCGGCTCTGGCACTGAAGCAGAGCTCGGTGGCGGATGAAGTGGGCCTGCTGCCCCAGCAGTTCCAGGCGGTGCGGGACGAC GTGGAATCTCAGTTCCCAGCCTGGATCAGTCAGTTCCTTGCCCGAGGCGGAGGGAGCCGCGTGGGGCTCCTTCAGAGAGAGGAGATGCAAGCTCAGCTGCGAGAGCTGGAGAGCAAGATCCTCACCCATGTGGCAGAGATGCAGGGCAAGTTGGCCAGGGAAGCCGCGGCTTCCCTGGGCCTGACGCTGCAGAAAGAAGGGGTGATTGGAGTGACAGAGGAG CAGGTGCACCACATCGTGAAGCAGGCCCTGCAGCGCTACAGTGAGGACCGCATCGGGCTGGCAGACTACGCCCTGGAGTCAGGAG GGGCCAGCGTCATCAGCACCCGATGTTCCGAGACCTATGAGACCAAGAcggccctcctcagcctcttcgGCATCCCCCTGTGGTACCACTCCCAGTCACCCCGAGTCATCCTCCAG CCGGATGTGCACCCAGGCAACTGCTGGGCCTTCCAGGGGCCACAGGGCTTCGCCGTGGTCCGCCTCTCTGCCCGCATCCGCCCCACGGCCGTTACCTTAGAGCATGTGCCCAAGGCCTTGTCACCCAACAGCACCATCTCCAGTGCCCCCAAAGACTTTGCCATCTTT GGGTTTGACGAAGACCTGCAGCAGGAGGGGACACTCCTTGGCAAGTTCACTTACGATCAGGACGGCGAGCCTATTCAGACGTTTCACTTTCAGGTACGGGATGCTGCTGTGCTAGCAGAAGCAGCGCAGACTCCCCATCCAGGCAGCAGGTGCTCCCTGGGCACTTACCCTGCCAGGCATGgggttcagagagggaagccctgcTCTCCTTTCCCACAGCTCAAGATGTGA
- the SUN2 gene encoding SUN domain-containing protein 2 isoform X2, whose translation MSRRSQRLTRYSQGDDDGSSSSGGSSVAGSQSTLFKDSPLRTLKRKSSNMKRLSPAPQLGPSSDAHTSYYSESLVRESYIGTRFPPRSSLEELHGDADWGEDLRVRRRRGTGGSESSRASGLMGRKATEDFLGSSSGYSSEDDYVGYSDADQQSSGSRLRSAVSRAGSLLWMVATSPGRLFRLLYWWAGTTWYRLTTAASLLDVFVLTRRFSSLKTFLWFLLPLLLLTCLTYGAWYFYPYGLQTFHPALVSWWAAKDSRRQDEGWEARDSSPHFQAEQRVMSRVHSLERRLEALAAEFSSNWQKEAMRLERLELQQGAPGQGGGGGLSHEDTLALLEGLVSRREAALKEDFRRETAAHIQEELSALRAEHQQDSEDLFKKIVRASQESEARIQQLKSEWQSMTQESFRESSVKELRRLEDQLAGLQQELAALALKQSSVADEVGLLPQQFQAVRDDVESQFPAWISQFLARGGGSRVGLLQREEMQAQLRELESKILTHVAEMQGKLAREAAASLGLTLQKEGVIGVTEEQVHHIVKQALQRYSEDRIGLADYALESGGASVISTRCSETYETKTALLSLFGIPLWYHSQSPRVILQPDVHPGNCWAFQGPQGFAVVRLSARIRPTAVTLEHVPKALSPNSTISSAPKDFAIFGFDEDLQQEGTLLGKFTYDQDGEPIQTFHFQAPTMATYQVVELRILTNWGHPEYTCIYRFRVHGEPAH comes from the exons ATGTCCCGAAGAAGCCAGCGCCTCACGCGCTACTCCCAGGGTGACGatgatggcagcagcagcagcggagGGAGCTCGGTGGCCGGGAGCCAGAGCACCCTGTTTAAAGATAGTCCTCTCAG GACCTTGAAAAGGAAATCCAGCAACATGAAGCGCCTGTCCCCAGCGCCACAGCTGGGCCCGTCCTCTGATGCACACACCTCCTACTACAGTGAGTCGCTGGTCCGCGAGTCCTACATCGGCACCCGGTTCCCACCCAGGAGCTCCCTGGAGGAACTGCATGGTGACGCCGACTGGG GTGAGGACCTGCGGGTGCggaggaggagaggcacgggTGGCTCAGAGAGCAGCAGGGCCAGCGGGCTCATGGGGCGCAAGGCCACCGAGGACTTCCTGGGCTCTTCCTCGGGCTACTCTTCTGAGGACGACTACGTGG GCTACTCAGATGCAGACCAGCAGAGTTCTGGCTCGCGGCTCCGAAGCGCCGTCTCACGGGCGGGCTCCTTACTCTGGATGGTGGCCACTTCGCCAG GCCGGCTCTTCAGACTTCTTTACTGGTGGGCTGGCACCACCTGGTACCGCCTGACCACAGCTGCCTCCCTCCTTGACGTCTTCGTTTTAACCAG GCGCTTCTCGTCCCTGAAGACGTTCCTCTGGTTCCTGCTGCCGCTGCTCTTGCTGACATGCCTGACATATG GCGCTTGGTATTTCTACCCCTATGGGCTGCAGACATTCCACCCTGCTTTGGTTTCCTGGTGGGCAGCGAAGGACAGCAGGAGGCAGGATGAGGGCTGGGAAGCCAGAGACTCGTCGCCACATTTCCAG GCTGAGCAGCGCGTTATGTCCCGGGTACACTCTCTGGAGCGGCGTCTGGAAGCTCTTGCTGCTGAATTTTCCTCCAACTGGCAGAAGGAGGCCATGCGTCTGGAACGTCTGGAGCTGCAGCAAGGGGCTCCTGGCCAGGGAGGCGGTGGTGGCCTGAGCCACGAGGACACCCTGGCGCTGCTGGAGGGGCTAGTGAGCCGCCGTGAAGCTGCCCTGAAGGAGGATTTCCGCAGGGAAACTGCTGCTCACATCCAG GAAGAACTGTCTGCCCTGAGAGCAGAGCATCAGCAAGACTCAgaagacctcttcaagaagaTCGTCCGGGCCTCCCAG GAGTCTGAGGCTCGCATCCAGCAGCTGAAGTCAGAGTGGCAAAG CATGACGCAGGAGTCCTTCCGGGAGAGCTCTGTGAAGGAGCTGAGGCGGCTAGAGGACCAACTGGCCGGCCTGCAGCAGGAGCTGGCGGCTCTGGCACTGAAGCAGAGCTCGGTGGCGGATGAAGTGGGCCTGCTGCCCCAGCAGTTCCAGGCGGTGCGGGACGAC GTGGAATCTCAGTTCCCAGCCTGGATCAGTCAGTTCCTTGCCCGAGGCGGAGGGAGCCGCGTGGGGCTCCTTCAGAGAGAGGAGATGCAAGCTCAGCTGCGAGAGCTGGAGAGCAAGATCCTCACCCATGTGGCAGAGATGCAGGGCAAGTTGGCCAGGGAAGCCGCGGCTTCCCTGGGCCTGACGCTGCAGAAAGAAGGGGTGATTGGAGTGACAGAGGAG CAGGTGCACCACATCGTGAAGCAGGCCCTGCAGCGCTACAGTGAGGACCGCATCGGGCTGGCAGACTACGCCCTGGAGTCAGGAG GGGCCAGCGTCATCAGCACCCGATGTTCCGAGACCTATGAGACCAAGAcggccctcctcagcctcttcgGCATCCCCCTGTGGTACCACTCCCAGTCACCCCGAGTCATCCTCCAG CCGGATGTGCACCCAGGCAACTGCTGGGCCTTCCAGGGGCCACAGGGCTTCGCCGTGGTCCGCCTCTCTGCCCGCATCCGCCCCACGGCCGTTACCTTAGAGCATGTGCCCAAGGCCTTGTCACCCAACAGCACCATCTCCAGTGCCCCCAAAGACTTTGCCATCTTT GGGTTTGACGAAGACCTGCAGCAGGAGGGGACACTCCTTGGCAAGTTCACTTACGATCAGGACGGCGAGCCTATTCAGACGTTTCACTTTCAG
- the SUN2 gene encoding SUN domain-containing protein 2 isoform X3, with translation MSRRSQRLTRYSQGDDDGSSSSGGSSVAGSQSTLFKDSPLSESLVRESYIGTRFPPRSSLEELHGDADWGEDLRVRRRRGTGGSESSRASGLMGRKATEDFLGSSSGYSSEDDYVGYSDADQQSSGSRLRSAVSRAGSLLWMVATSPGRLFRLLYWWAGTTWYRLTTAASLLDVFVLTRRFSSLKTFLWFLLPLLLLTCLTYGAWYFYPYGLQTFHPALVSWWAAKDSRRQDEGWEARDSSPHFQAEQRVMSRVHSLERRLEALAAEFSSNWQKEAMRLERLELQQGAPGQGGGGGLSHEDTLALLEGLVSRREAALKEDFRRETAAHIQEELSALRAEHQQDSEDLFKKIVRASQESEARIQQLKSEWQSMTQESFRESSVKELRRLEDQLAGLQQELAALALKQSSVADEVGLLPQQFQAVRDDVESQFPAWISQFLARGGGSRVGLLQREEMQAQLRELESKILTHVAEMQGKLAREAAASLGLTLQKEGVIGVTEEQVHHIVKQALQRYSEDRIGLADYALESGGASVISTRCSETYETKTALLSLFGIPLWYHSQSPRVILQPDVHPGNCWAFQGPQGFAVVRLSARIRPTAVTLEHVPKALSPNSTISSAPKDFAIFGFDEDLQQEGTLLGKFTYDQDGEPIQTFHFQAPTMATYQVVELRILTNWGHPEYTCIYRFRVHGEPAH, from the exons ATGTCCCGAAGAAGCCAGCGCCTCACGCGCTACTCCCAGGGTGACGatgatggcagcagcagcagcggagGGAGCTCGGTGGCCGGGAGCCAGAGCACCCTGTTTAAAGATAGTCCTCTCAG TGAGTCGCTGGTCCGCGAGTCCTACATCGGCACCCGGTTCCCACCCAGGAGCTCCCTGGAGGAACTGCATGGTGACGCCGACTGGG GTGAGGACCTGCGGGTGCggaggaggagaggcacgggTGGCTCAGAGAGCAGCAGGGCCAGCGGGCTCATGGGGCGCAAGGCCACCGAGGACTTCCTGGGCTCTTCCTCGGGCTACTCTTCTGAGGACGACTACGTGG GCTACTCAGATGCAGACCAGCAGAGTTCTGGCTCGCGGCTCCGAAGCGCCGTCTCACGGGCGGGCTCCTTACTCTGGATGGTGGCCACTTCGCCAG GCCGGCTCTTCAGACTTCTTTACTGGTGGGCTGGCACCACCTGGTACCGCCTGACCACAGCTGCCTCCCTCCTTGACGTCTTCGTTTTAACCAG GCGCTTCTCGTCCCTGAAGACGTTCCTCTGGTTCCTGCTGCCGCTGCTCTTGCTGACATGCCTGACATATG GCGCTTGGTATTTCTACCCCTATGGGCTGCAGACATTCCACCCTGCTTTGGTTTCCTGGTGGGCAGCGAAGGACAGCAGGAGGCAGGATGAGGGCTGGGAAGCCAGAGACTCGTCGCCACATTTCCAG GCTGAGCAGCGCGTTATGTCCCGGGTACACTCTCTGGAGCGGCGTCTGGAAGCTCTTGCTGCTGAATTTTCCTCCAACTGGCAGAAGGAGGCCATGCGTCTGGAACGTCTGGAGCTGCAGCAAGGGGCTCCTGGCCAGGGAGGCGGTGGTGGCCTGAGCCACGAGGACACCCTGGCGCTGCTGGAGGGGCTAGTGAGCCGCCGTGAAGCTGCCCTGAAGGAGGATTTCCGCAGGGAAACTGCTGCTCACATCCAG GAAGAACTGTCTGCCCTGAGAGCAGAGCATCAGCAAGACTCAgaagacctcttcaagaagaTCGTCCGGGCCTCCCAG GAGTCTGAGGCTCGCATCCAGCAGCTGAAGTCAGAGTGGCAAAG CATGACGCAGGAGTCCTTCCGGGAGAGCTCTGTGAAGGAGCTGAGGCGGCTAGAGGACCAACTGGCCGGCCTGCAGCAGGAGCTGGCGGCTCTGGCACTGAAGCAGAGCTCGGTGGCGGATGAAGTGGGCCTGCTGCCCCAGCAGTTCCAGGCGGTGCGGGACGAC GTGGAATCTCAGTTCCCAGCCTGGATCAGTCAGTTCCTTGCCCGAGGCGGAGGGAGCCGCGTGGGGCTCCTTCAGAGAGAGGAGATGCAAGCTCAGCTGCGAGAGCTGGAGAGCAAGATCCTCACCCATGTGGCAGAGATGCAGGGCAAGTTGGCCAGGGAAGCCGCGGCTTCCCTGGGCCTGACGCTGCAGAAAGAAGGGGTGATTGGAGTGACAGAGGAG CAGGTGCACCACATCGTGAAGCAGGCCCTGCAGCGCTACAGTGAGGACCGCATCGGGCTGGCAGACTACGCCCTGGAGTCAGGAG GGGCCAGCGTCATCAGCACCCGATGTTCCGAGACCTATGAGACCAAGAcggccctcctcagcctcttcgGCATCCCCCTGTGGTACCACTCCCAGTCACCCCGAGTCATCCTCCAG CCGGATGTGCACCCAGGCAACTGCTGGGCCTTCCAGGGGCCACAGGGCTTCGCCGTGGTCCGCCTCTCTGCCCGCATCCGCCCCACGGCCGTTACCTTAGAGCATGTGCCCAAGGCCTTGTCACCCAACAGCACCATCTCCAGTGCCCCCAAAGACTTTGCCATCTTT GGGTTTGACGAAGACCTGCAGCAGGAGGGGACACTCCTTGGCAAGTTCACTTACGATCAGGACGGCGAGCCTATTCAGACGTTTCACTTTCAG